In Anopheles arabiensis isolate DONGOLA chromosome 2, AaraD3, whole genome shotgun sequence, the genomic window TATCTGATACTAATTAATGTACTGGTCCAACCCCTAGGGAAGACGCAACACATCGACAATAGTGCAGATGATACGCTCCATCGTGGAGTGGAACGGACGGCCAGAAAACCAATCCTGCAAGGTGAAAATCTCCGTCGAACTGGAAAAACCACGCCACTCCAATCTTGACCTGCTCGTGGACGGTGTGGACGTCGTGTTTGTGGGCAAAGACTTTGCCCGCTTTCTGGGGCACGACAGCGCCAGGGAGGCTATTGCTGGGCTGAAACAATTGCACCCCGGATCGTACATCATCATCTGTCCGTGGGGCGAACGCGACACGGTAGCGATCGACCGGCAGGACCGCTGGTTTACCCAGCCGACCTACCCGCCGGAAGTGATACGCGATAGTCTCGGTGCCGGCGACACCTTTGTCGCCGGTTGCATTTTAAAGCTGGCGGAAGAAGAGCCACCGGGCTCACTGGCGGTGGTGCTGGAGTTTGCGTCGCGTGTTGCCGGCCAAAAGCTGGCCATTTTCGGGTTTGATGGAATAAAGCGAGACTAGACGACACTTTCTTTGCACACAGTTTTGTTTGACTGGTTTTGACTGTTGTTTACTGTCTTGTTTCTATTCGAAAAAAGGTATTCGAAGCACGACCCCACCCAAACGCATGCGATCGGGGAATGGCGATCATCATTTTCACACGGTATTGCCACACAGCATGGCAATGAATCATGGTATCATAGTGCACGGCACACGGCAAACTGGTTCGCGTATGTAATGTATAAGCCCTCGCGTGTGCCCAGCGGGTTTGTAGAAAATGAGCAAACAATATACCtaaaaggaggaggaggaggagggcggGCGCTGGAGGTCGTTTACTGATCAACGGAACCTCCCTGACTGTCCCCCGCACCCCGCGCAGGAAAACGGAACATCATGTTGTGCTACATTTATACACTAAATAACGCACGAATGCTAATTCCTTACTCTGGCAGGAGTACACACGCTACTACTTCCTTTTCCGCATCACACGTACATCGTCTCCTAACACTCTGGA contains:
- the LOC120897962 gene encoding ketohexokinase-like isoform X2 codes for the protein MAQSEQDGKRLHGKKILCVGLCNIDIIQVCDAYPAEDSDQRCQSSRWQRGGNASNNCTVLANLGARCELLASFSDAKMFHFALDDLRERKIAHDHCVYHRGAQVPLSTVWLSLATGSRTIVHSNPDLPELTFEDFQRINLQDYAWIHFEGRRNTSTIVQMIRSIVEWNGRPENQSCKVKISVELEKPRHSNLDLLVDGVDVVFVGKDFARFLGHDSAREAIAGLKQLHPGSYIIICPWGERDTVAIDRQDRWFTQPTYPPEVIRDSLGAGDTFVAGCILKLAEEEPPGSLAVVLEFASRVAGQKLAIFGFDGIKRD